CAAGCGCTGCGACGGGCTGCTAAGGGCCCTTATTCGCCTGCGGTGGCTGTGCCGGTCCATGTCCGTGCGGTGGCCCTTGGGGCTGCAGTTCACGAGGCGTCAGTTCGCCGTCACCGTTCTTGTCGAGTTTGGCCAGCCCTTCCGGTGCGGTCTGGATCTCGCTTGCGGAGACCTTCCCGTCGCGATCCGTGTCGAGGGTCGCAATCACGGGTGGCAACGGCCGATGGGGAGGGCGGCCCTCCTGGTCCGCTCCCTCCGTGGGTGGCGGACCGGCTCGGAGAGGCGGGGGGCTGCCTGCTGGGCCATGTGGTGGTGGCGGCGCACCTTCCGGGGGCTCGGGTAACAGTTCGTCCAAGGTTAGTTCGCCATCGCCGTTTTCATCCAGCGCCTTGAGCGCCTCGCCCGAGGCGGCAATCTCCGCTGCGGAGATTTTGTGATCCCGGTCGCTATCCAGCGTTTGGATCAGGGGCATCGGAGGATGCGGAGGATGTCCACCCTCCGGAGGTCCCTGGCGTTCCTCTTGGGCCTGGCATGCGATCGCCGCCAGCAGTGCTGCGGCGAAGGTGATCGTGGTCGTATTCATTGTTGTTATCCGTTCGTGGTTTAAGCGGCGGAGAACCGTCATCCGCCAACGATGGAACCGGCCCATTGTTAAGCGTGTGTGTGGGTTGCGGTGGCTTCGTGTAAAAGTCGCCTTTTCCCCGGAACACAGGCCGCTCTTCCACCTCCCGGAAGTTTTGTTAAGGAGAGGTAAAACCGGTGGCTGAATGTCGCCGGCTTGCGCCATCCTCCCCTGAAGCATGAATCCGAGGGATCTTCCCCAAGCCCGTCCCCTGCTGGTAGTGGACGACGATCGCAAGCTCTGCGGGCTGATCCGCGATTACCTGGCTCCTCACGGTTGGCAGGTGGACATGCGCCATACCGGTACCGAGGGCCTCGAAGCGGCCCGCTCCGGAAAGTTCGAGGCTGTGCTGCTCGATGTGATGATGCCGGGCATGGATGGCTTTGAGGTCCTGCGTGAACTCCGGAAATCCTCCACCGTGCCCGTCCTCATGCTGACCGCGATGGGAGAAGAGGCGGATCGCATCGTCGGCTTGGAACTCGGCGCGGATGATTATCTGCCGAAGACCTTCTCCAGCCGCGAGCTGCTCGCCCGCCTGCGCGCCGTCACGCGTCGCTCCGTTTCCCCGCCGGCCGGCGATGATGCCATCGCGAAGGATCTGGTCGCAGGCGAGCTGGTCTTGAATGAAGGCTGCCACGTGGCGACCCTCGCCGGCGAAGCGCTGGAACTCACCGCGCTGGAATTCGCGATCTTGGCGACCCTGCTGAAATCAAAGGGACGCGTGAAAACCCGGGAGTCCTTGTTAGAGGAAGTCTCGGACCGTCGCTTTGATGTCTTCGATCGGTCGATCGATGTGCACGTTTCCCAGCTT
This portion of the Luteolibacter luteus genome encodes:
- a CDS encoding EF-hand domain-containing protein gives rise to the protein MNTTTITFAAALLAAIACQAQEERQGPPEGGHPPHPPMPLIQTLDSDRDHKISAAEIAASGEALKALDENGDGELTLDELLPEPPEGAPPPPHGPAGSPPPLRAGPPPTEGADQEGRPPHRPLPPVIATLDTDRDGKVSASEIQTAPEGLAKLDKNGDGELTPRELQPQGPPHGHGPAQPPQANKGP
- a CDS encoding response regulator transcription factor, which translates into the protein MNPRDLPQARPLLVVDDDRKLCGLIRDYLAPHGWQVDMRHTGTEGLEAARSGKFEAVLLDVMMPGMDGFEVLRELRKSSTVPVLMLTAMGEEADRIVGLELGADDYLPKTFSSRELLARLRAVTRRSVSPPAGDDAIAKDLVAGELVLNEGCHVATLAGEALELTALEFAILATLLKSKGRVKTRESLLEEVSDRRFDVFDRSIDVHVSQLRRKLGDDPKQPRFIHTIRGVGYKLMDEGAGS